In Gossypium arboreum isolate Shixiya-1 chromosome 5, ASM2569848v2, whole genome shotgun sequence, a single genomic region encodes these proteins:
- the LOC128293218 gene encoding uncharacterized protein LOC128293218, giving the protein MSIVAESWHDEVDGHPMMKLFLKLKRLKRSLKALNSEAFGDISDRVRKKRAELEELQIASLRCDYNLDCERQIERVQAEVKGLQDAKERFHRQKARVQWLQEGDHSTKFFHNAVAVTKNKHTIRAMVDDKGAKLDTPEQIEVEIIQFYQNLLGCDDAKVLGCTDLLLSDLFIGSTK; this is encoded by the coding sequence ATGAGTATTGTTGCTGAGTCTTGGCATGATGAGGTTGATGGTCATCCTATGATGAAATTATTTCTTAAGTTGAAGAGGTTAAAAAGGAGTTTAAAGGCTTTGAATTCTGAGGCTTTTGGAGATATTTCTGATCGGGTGCGAAAAAAGAGGGCTGAGCTTGAAGAGTTACAGATTGCTAGCTTAAGGTGTGATTATAACCTCGACTGTGAGAGGCAAATTGAAAGAGTGCAAGCTGAGGTGAAAGGGTTGCAGGATGCTAAAGAGAGATTTCATCGGCAAAAGGCAAGAGTCCAGTGGCTGCAGGAAGGGGACCACAGCACTAAGTTTTTCCATAATGCTGTTGCTGTTACAAAGAATAAGCATACTATTCGTGCTATGGTTGATGATAAGGGTGCCAAGTTGGACACGCCGGAACAAATTGAGGTTGAGATTATTCAGTTTTATCAAAATCTGCTTGGTTGTGATGATGCTAAGGTTTTGGGTTGTACCGATCTGCTTCTTAGTGATTTGTTCATAGGAAGCACAAAATGA
- the LOC108451024 gene encoding LOW QUALITY PROTEIN: protein SPIRRIG-like (The sequence of the model RefSeq protein was modified relative to this genomic sequence to represent the inferred CDS: inserted 7 bases in 6 codons; deleted 2 bases in 2 codons; substituted 1 base at 1 genomic stop codon), with protein sequence MGKTSSWCGEGYAGFRQVDTPIEAEAIAKLNLLFDNADLPAETSNCIVLSNANMVEHVLLDWTLWVTSPVPIQIALLNFLEQLVSVHWYRNHNLTVPRQIDLVQHLLVTLQRGDVEVPVLEKLVAVLGVVLEDGFLASELENVIRFVIMSFDPPEMKPHHQIMREPMGKHVIVRNLLLEMLVDLQVXSEEMLEQWHRIVSSKLLTYLLDDAVHPTSMRWIMTLLGVRLASSPTFALKFRTSGGYQGLMRVLTSFYDSPDIYYILFCLIFGKPVYPRLPEVRMLDFHALMPSDGGHVELKFIELLESIIAMAKSTFDRLSMQSIIACQTGNFFQLAAELEENADMTAELQGEALMHKTYAARLMGGDASAPAATTAVLRFMVDLAKMCPAFSAVCRQTEFLECCVDLYFSCVRSGHTVKMARERSKETEEKNLNGYDDASSQNAPSRFPVEQEQSDKTSISAGSFMKPNTSQEESKKSLLEDVQVTQSKDGDSVNQVTASSTNKFTCHNTDNLAIQPPDSQSSVALASPDSCIFSEKLNSKSPLAPQSPIIALTSWLSSTSNHNESKNPMEPSTSIGVDQSFDLKSGPTTTNTAFPVIPKLLLEMDDSGYGGGPCSAGAAAMLDFIAEVLANLLTEQIKAAQFVESILEMVPLYVEAESMMVFQGLFLSRLMNFIERRLLHDNEEEEKKLDKTKWSSNLDALCWMIVDRVYMGAFPQPAVLKTLEFLLSMLQLANKDGRIEDAAPTGKGLLSITRGSRQLEAYVHSVLKNTNRMILYRFLPSFLISIGEEDLVSSFGLLTELTQRSLTNSSQDDPGIDISKVLQLLVAHRQIIFCPTNLDIDLNCCLCVNLIYLIPDQTRNVQNLAIDVVKYLLVHRKSSLEDLLVSKPNKGQRLDVLHGGFDKLLTGNLSSFFDWLRTSEEMINKVLEQCATIMWEQYVSGSAKFPGVIIKGMEGRRKREMGRRSRDTSKFEQKHWEQATERRYAVEGLRDTMXESEWQTHLQQLVHERGIFPIRKPSASRDPEWQLCPIEGPYTMRKKLECCKLRINSIQNVLDGXVGLSETELPKVKNEDGPDVSDSGSKAIFNLLNEIELYDESLYKGSDDVKDVTSVKNGCNDDKAGSVTEASLHSALEYGAKSSAVSVPMSEGIPGRSEAEFPGLSPSVRIDEIKVTEDKLDKALQNDSEYFIIPYLEQQEKIRFRYNCERVVGLDKHDGIFLIGELFLYVIKNFYIDDTGCICEKECEDELSVIDXKKDVTGCMDCLSKATSSWDTTPKALIGGRAWAYSGGVWGKEKVVASGNLPHPWRMWKLDSIHEILKRDYQLRPVAVELFSMDGYNDLLVFHKRERDEVYKNLVAVNLPRNSMLDTTISGSTKQEINEGGRLFKITAKSFSKRWQSGEISNFQYLMHLNTLAGRGYSDLTQYPVFPWVLANYESENLDLSDPKTFPKLEKPMGSQTPEGEEEFKTRYESWDDPEVPKFHYGSHYSSAGIVLFYLLRLPPFSAENQKLQGCQFDHADHLFSSIRDTWLSAAGKGNTSDVKELIPEFFYMPEFLENRFSLDLGEKQSGEKVGDGHVPPWAKGSAREFIRMHREALESDFVSEDLHHWMDLIFGYKQRGKAAEKAANVFYHYTXEGSVDIDAVTDPSMKASILAQINHFGQTPKQLFLKPHVKRRSDRKLPPHPLKNSTLLVPHEIRKSSYSITQIVTFQEKILIGKANTKLKPRMYAKYVAWGFPDLSLRFLSFDQDRLLSTHENLHLGNQTQCAGFSHDGHILVTGAXDGLVYVWKISEEHPRASSRLMLEKVLCAHRSKITCLHVNQPYMLIVSGSDGCTVIIWDLISLRFVWQLPEFPTSVSAVYVNDLTGEIMTAAGTLFAVWSINGCCLAVIRTSQVPSDYIISVTSSTFSDWLDTNWYVTGHHDGADKVWHMVHCTDIETISNSTSVGTTGGLPLDKSPEYRLLLHKVLRXHKHPVTSLFLTTDLKQLLSGDSGGHLLSWRLPP encoded by the exons ATGGGAAAAACCTCAAGTTGGTGTGGTGAAG GGTATGCTGGTTTTAGACAAGTTGATACTCCAATTGAGGCTGAAGCTATTGCT AAATTAAACTTATTATTTGATAATGCTGATCTGCCAGCTGAAACTTCAAACTGCATTGTCTTGTCAAATGCAAATATGGTAGAACATGTTTTGCTGGACTGGACACTGTGGGTAACTTCTCCAGTTCCCATTCAAATTGCACTGTTAAATTTTCTAGAGCAACTTGTGTCTGTTCATTGGTATAGGAATCACAACCTTACAGTTCCTCGTCAAATCGACCTTGTTCAACATTTATTGGTGACTTTGCAGCGCGGTGATGTTGAAGTTcctgttttggaaaaattagttGCAGTCCTTGGGGTTGTATTGGAAGATGGGTTCCTGGCATCTGAACTTGAAAACGTGATTAGGTTTGTTATTATGTCATTTGATCCACCTGAGATGAAACCACATCATCAAATAATGCGTGAGCCCATGGGAAAGCACGTTATAGTTAGGAATTTGCTTCTGGAGATGCTTGTGGATCTTCAAG AATCAGAAGAAATGCTTGAACAGTGGCATAGAATTGTTTCTTCTAAATTATTGACTTATCTTCTTGATGATGCTGTTCATCCTACTAGTATGAGATGGATCATGACTCTCCTTGGCGTACGTCTGGCTTCTTCTCCCacttttgctcttaaatttcgcACTAGTGGAGGTTATCAAGGCCTTATGCGTGTGCTTACTAGTTTTTATGATTCTCctgatatatattatatattattctgCCTCATATTTGGGAAACCAGTTTATCCAAGATTGCCAGAAGTTCGTATGCTGGACTTCCATGCACTCATGCCGAGTGATGGGGGTCATGTGGAGTTGAAATTTATAGAACTATTGGAATCTATAATTGCTATGGCAAAATCCACCTTTGATAGGCTGAGCATGCAGTCAATAATTGCTTGCCAAACAGGAAATTTTTTCCAACTTGCGGCAGAACTGGAGGAAAATGCAGACATGACTGCGGAGCTTCAGGGTGAAGCTCTCATGCACAAGACATATGCTGCACGCCTAATGGGTGGGGATGCATCTGCTCCTGCCGCTACAACTGCAGTTCTGAGATTCATGGTTGATTTGGCAAAGATGTGTCCTGCTTTTTCAGCTGTTTGCAGACAGACAGAATTTCTAGAATGTTGTGTTGACCTCTATTTTTCTTGTGTTAG GTCTGGTCACACAGTGAAGATGGCAAGAGAGCGTTCAAAAGAGACAGAAGAGAAGAATTTGAATGGTTATGATGATGCTAGTTCGCAAAATGCGCCCTCTAGATTCCCTGTGGAGCAGGAACAGTCTGACAAAACTTCTATTAGTGCTGGAAGCTTC ATGAAACCTAATACATCCCAAGAGGAATCGAAGAAATCATTGCTGGAAGATGTCCAAGTTACTCAGAGCAAAGATGGTGATAGTGTCAATCAGGTTACTGCCTCAAGCACAAATAAGTTCACCTGCCATAATACCGACAATCTGGCTATTCAACCACCAGATTCACAGAGTTCTGTAGCTCTTGCTAGTCCAGATTCTTGTATTTTCTCTgagaaattaaattccaaaagcCCCCTCGCTCCTCAATCTCCCATTATTGCTCTGACTTCGTGGTTAAGTTCAACTTCAAACCATAATGAATCCAAAAATCCCATGGAGCCTTCTACGTCTATAGGTGTTGATCAATCCTTTGACTTGAAGTCTG GACCAACAACTACAAATACTGCCTTTCCAGTTATTCCAAAGCTTCTTCTGGAAATGGATGATTCTGGCTATGGTGGTGGCCCTTGTTCAGCTGGGGCAGCTGCTATGTTGGATTTTATAGCTGAAGTACTGGCTAACCTTTTAACAGAGCAAATAAAAGCAGCACAATTTGTGGAGAGCATCTTGGAAATGGTTCCACTATATGTTGAAGCTGAATCTATGATGGTTTTTCAAGGTTTATTTCTAAGCAGACTAATGAACTTCATTGAAAGGCGTCTCTTGCATGAcaatgaagaagaagagaaaaagttAGATAAGACCAAATGGTCCTCAAACTTAGATGCATTATGCTGGATGATTGTTGATCGTGTTTACATGGGCGCTTTCCCTCAACCTGCTGTATTGAAAACTCTAGAATTCTTGTTATCAATGTTGCAATTAGCAAACAAAGATGGTCGAATTGAAGACGCAGCTCCTACTGGAAAGGGTCTTTTGTCTATTACAAGAGGTAGCAGACAACTTGAGGCTTACGTACATTCAGTTCTTAAGAATACAAATAGGATGATATTGTACCGCTTCCTACCATCATTCCTGATTAGCATAGGGGAAGAAGATCTCGTTTCCTCCTTCGGTCTACTAACAGAACTTACGCAAAGATCACTCACAAACTCTTCACAAGATGATCCAGGAATTGATATCAGCAAAGTTTTGCAGTTATTAGTTGCTCACCGACAAATAATATTCTGTCCAACCAATCTTGATATTGATCTAAATTGCTGTCTTTGTGTAAATTTAATTTATCTTATTCCTGACCAAACGCGAAATGTACAGAACCTGGCAATTGATGTTGTCAAGTATTTACTGGTTCATCGAAAATCTTCTCTGGAAGACCTGCTTGTCTCTAAACCTAACAAAGGACAGCGCCTAGATGTACTGCATGGTGGTTTTGACAAATTGTTGACTGGAAACTTATCTTCTTTCTTTGACTGGCTTCGGACATCTGAagagatgataaataaagtacTGGAGCAATGTGCAACCATAATGTGGGAGCAGTATGTTTCTGGCTCAGCAAAATTTCCTGGAGTAATAATCAAAGGCATGGAGGGCCGTCGTAAGAGGGAAATGGGAAGAAGATCACGAGATACTTCAAAGTTTGAACAAAAACACTGGGAGCAAGCGACTGAAAGGAGATATGCAGTGGAGGGGCTTCGTGATACAA CTGAAAGCGAATGGCAAACCCATCTCCAACAACTTGTACATGAACGAGGAATATTCCCAATCCGTAAACCCTCTGCTTCTAGAGATCCTGAATGGCAACTTTGCCCCATTGAGGGTCCATACACGATGCGCAAAAAGCTTGAGTGCTGTAAATTAAGAATTAACAGTATCCAAAATGTTCTTGATG CAGTTGGATTAAGTGAGACGGAGCTTCCCAAGGTAAAAAATGAGGATGGTCCAGATGTTTCTGATTCTGGTTCCAAAGCTATTTTCAATCTTTTGAATGAAATTGAACTATATGATGAATCATTGTATAAAGGATCAGATGACGTGAAGGATGTAACTTCTGTTAAAAATGGCTGTAATGATGACAAAGCTGGCAGTGTAACTGAAGCTAGTCTTCACTCAGCACTTGAGTATGGTGCAAAATCTAGTGCAGTTTCTGTTCCTATGTCGGAAGGCATACCAGGAAGATCTGAAGCTGAATTTCCTGGGCTGTCACCTTCTGTTAGGATTGATGAAATCAAAGTTACAGAGGATAAATTAGATAAGGCGCTGCAAAATGATAGTGAATATTTTATCATACCTTATTTAGAACAACAGGAAAAGATTCGATTCAGATATAACTGTGAGCGAGTAGTTGGTCTGGACAAACATGATGGTATATTTCTGATAGGGGAACTTTTTTTA TATGTAATAAAGAACTTTTACATTGATGATACTGGCTGCATATGTGAGAAGGAATGTGAAGATGAGCTCTCTGTTATTG TTAAGAAGGATGTTACTGGCTGTATGGATTGCCTATCAAAAGCAACTTCATCCTGGGACACAACACCAAAGGCATTGATAGGGGGAAGAGCCTGGGCCTACAGTGGTGGTGTatggggaaaggagaaagtggtTGCCAGTGGTAATTTACCTCACCCTTGGCGTATGTGGAAGCTTGATAGCATTCATGAGATTTTAAAGCGTGATTACCAGCTACGTCCTGTTGCTGTTGAGTTGTTTAGCATGGACGGATACAATGATCTCCTGGTGTTTCACAAAAGAGAAAGAGATGAAGTATACAAAAATCTGGTTGCCGTGAATCTGCCAAGGAACAGCAT GTTGGACACAACAATTTCAGGATCAACAAAACAGGAAATCAATGAGGGTGGTCGTCTCTTTAAAATAACAGCTAAATCTTTCTCAAAGAGATGGCAAAGTGGAGAAATCAGCAATTTCCAGTACCTCATGCATCTCAATACCTTGGCAGGACGTGGATATAGTGATCTTACTCAATACCCAGTCTTCCCATGGGTTCTTGCTAATTATGAGAGTGAAAATCTGGACTTGTCAGATCCCAAAACCTTCCCCAAACTTGAAAAACCAATGGGCAGTCAGACACCAGAAGGGGAAGAGGAATTTAAGAC cagaTATGAGAGCTGGGATGACCCAGAGGTC CCAAAATTTCATTATGGTTCTCACTATTCTAGTGCTGGCATTGTTCTCTTTTATCTCCTTCGCTTGCCACCATTCAGTGCTGAAAACCAGAAGCTACAGGGTTGCCAGTTCGATCATGCTGATCATCTTTTCAGTAGCATAAGAGACACTTGGTTGAGTGCTGCTGGGAAGGGTAACACATCAGATGTGAAAGAACTGATCCCAGAATTCTTCTACATGCCTGAGTTTTTGGAAAATCGCTTCAGTCTTGACTTGGGTGAGAAACAGTCAGGGGAAAAG GTTGGTGACGGTCACGTTCCTCCTTGGGCTAAAGGAAGTGCTAGGGAGTTCATTCGGATGCATAGAGAGGCCTTAGAATCCGATTTTGTTTCGGAAGATCTTCACCATTGGATGGACCTCATTTTTGGATATAAACAAAGGGGGAAG GCTGCTGAAAAAGCTGCTAATGTTTTCTACCACTACAC TGAAGGGAGTGTGGATATAGATGCAGTTACAGATCCTTCAATGAAAGCTTCCATTCTAGCTCAGATCAATCATTTTGGACAGACACCTAAGCAACTATTCCTGAAACCGCACGTGAAAAGGCGGTCTGATAGAAAGCTTCCTCCTCATCCACTGAAGAATTCAACTCTTCTTGTTCCACACGAAATACGGAAAAGCTCTTATTCCATTACTCAGATCGTCACTTTCCAAGAGAAAATTCTTATTGGCAAGGCAAACACTAAGCTTAAACCTCGAATGTATGCCAAATATGTCGCATGGGGTTTCCCTGATCTCAGCTTgagatttttgagttttgaccAAGATCGACTCCTTTCAACACATGAGAATCTTCATTTAGGAAACCAAACTCAGTGTGCTGGTTTTAGCCATGATGGTCACATTTTGGTCACTGGCGCTTAGGATGGTCTAGTTTATGTTTGGAAAATCAGCGAGGAGCATCCGCGTGCCTCCAGTCGTTTGATGTTAGAGAAAGTGCTTTGTGCTCACAGATCCAAAATCACATGTCTTCATGTCAATCAGCCTTATATGTTGATCGTGAGCGGATCAGATGGCTGCACTGTTATCATATGGGACCTCATCTCCTTAAGATTCGTTTGGCAACTTCCCGAATTCCCAACATCAGTTTCTGCTGTCTATGTGAATGATTTAACTGGTGAAATTATGACTGCTGCTGGAACTCTATTTGCTGTTTGGAGCATCAATGGATGCTGTCTAGCAGTAATTAGAACATCCCAGGTGCCATCTGATTATATAATCTCTGTGACAAGTTCAACCTTCTCTGATTGGCTGGACACAAACTGGTATGTAACAGGTCACCACGATGGGGCTGATAAGGTCTGGCATATGGTTCACTGTACTGACATAGAGACGATAAGTAATTCGACTAGCGTTGGAACCACAGGAGGGTTGCCTTTGGACAAGTCACCAGAATACAGATTGCTCCTCCACAAGGTATTGC TTCATAAGCACCCTGTTACTTCCCTTTTCTTAACTACTGATTTGAAGCAGTTGCTGAGTGGTGATTCTGGCGGCCATTTGCTGTCGTGGAGGTTACCGCCCTGA
- the LOC108466058 gene encoding NDR1/HIN1-like protein 1: MSAKDCLCTTMSAKDCGHHDDEEQLPKRITVAIVGVFVVVGIVIFLVWAILHPDKPRFILQDVTIYAFNLTAPNMLTSTMQITLSSRNPNNRIGIYYQKLDIFASYHNQQITLPTLVPRTYQGHLDVTVWSPFLSGNAVPVAPFLEEGLSQDMNTGMVLLNIKVYGQLKWKVGTWISGRYQINANCPAYISFTDRTKAIQVGSAMKYQLVQTCTVDVSLN; this comes from the coding sequence ATGTCGGCCAAGGACTGCCTGTGCACCACCATGTCGGCCAAGGACTGCGGCCACCACGATGACGAGGAACAGCTACCCAAGCGCATAACGGTAGCCATTGTTGGGGTATTCGTCGTTGTGGGCATAGTTATTTTCCTCGTATGGGCCATTCTCCACCCCGACAAGCCTCGGTTCATCCTCCAAGATGTCACCATCTACGCTTTCAACCTCACAGCTCCGAACATGCTCACTTCCACCATGCAAATCACATTATCTTCCCGAAACCCGAACAACAGGATCGGCATTTACTACCAAAAACTCGACATCTTCGCATCTTACCATAACCAGCAGATAACTTTACCCACACTGGTACCCAGAACATACCAGGGGCATCTCGACGTCACTGTTTGGTCCCCATTTTTGAGCGGGAATGCAGTGCCAGTGGCTCCGTTTCTGGAGGAAGGGTTGAGCCAGGACATGAATACCGGCATGGTGTTGCTGAACATCAAGGTTTACGGGCAACTGAAATGGAAGGTGGGGACTTGGATTTCGGGTCGGTATCAAATCAACGCCAATTGTCCGGCTTATATTTCCTTTACGGATCGAACTAAGGCGATCCAAGTTGGTTCGGCTATGAAGTATCAACTTGTGCAAACCTGCACTGTTGACGTTTCTCTTAActaa
- the LOC128293178 gene encoding uncharacterized protein LOC128293178 has protein sequence MDPLLPQNLEEYSASSTTIKFEHPLPLIRGPILAGTSDDPSFGPYILAFKDLPSWAVAYKSCESKIIFQCEEGARIGCAITASNKCKPAWWHSLIGGKSMNLTERERCEDIEMGACLVAAKEKCIGFAKEKCTTPFLNSRIAVGEKEIMNKRVERMVHAASLPEESKWAYLMGSDYLGGSKPRVTNFTASQYLGSSSQLQT, from the coding sequence ATGGACCCTTTATTACCCCAAAACTTGGAGGAATATTCTGCTTCTTCGACGACCATAAAATTCGAGCACCCCCTCCCATTAATCCGTGGTCCAATCCTAGCAGGAACTTCGGACGACCCATCATTCGGTCCATACATTCTTGCTTTCAAAGACCTTCCTTCTTGGGCCGTTGCTTACAAATCCTGCGAATCAAAAATCATATTTCAATGCGAGGAAGGCGCACGAATTGGGTGCGCCATCACTGCTTCCAACAAGTGTAAACCCGCTTGGTGGCACTCCCTGATTGGTGGGAAATCAATGAATTTAACGGAAAGAGAGCGGTGCGAAGATATCGAAATGGGAGCTTGTTTGGTTGCGGCTAAGGAAAAATGCATCGGCTTTGCCAAAGAAAAGTGTACGACGCCATTTTTGAATTCGAGAATCGCAGTGGGGGAGAAGGAGATAATGAATAAACGGGTTGAGAGGATGGTACACGCAGCATCGTTGCCGGAGGAAAGCAAATGGGCCTATCTTATGGGGTCGGATTATTTGGGAGGGTCCAAACCAAGGGTGACTAATTTCACAGCTAGTCAGTATCTGGGCTCCAGTTCTCAACTTCAAACATGA